TCCAGGAGTTGTACGACGGGCATGTCGCCCGCCTCGGTGGGCTGACGTTGCGGTCGCGGGGCGTCGACCACGCCGGGCCCGACGCCTTCGCCCTGCGTGTGGAGGATGAGGACGGGCGTTCTGTTGTCTACTCCGGTGATTGCCGGCCGTGCTCCTCTCTCGTCGAACTCGCCCGGGACTGCGATCTGTTCGTCTGCGAGGCCGATGGGGAAGGGCCCGGGCACCACTCCGCGGCACAGGCCGGGCGCAGCGCCGCCGCGGCCCGTGCCGGGCGGCTCGTCGTGACCCATGTGGGGTCCGGCGTCGAGCCCGCCGAGGCCGTCGCGCTCGCCGCCGCCGAGTTCCCCGGCGACGTCGCCCACGCCGACCCCGGCGCACGGTTCGAGGTCACGCGTCGAAGTCGTACTCCAGGACGTACGACGACGAGTCGAGCGTCATCTCGTTGAGCTCCACCGCGACCCCCGGCCCCGTGAACGCCGTGCGCCCGATCAGGACCACCGGAGTGCCGAACTCCAGGGCCAGCAGGTCCGACTCTTCCGCCGTCGGCATCCGGCAGCGGATCTCCTCGCGGAAGCGCACCGGCCGGTGCCCCAGCTCGGTCAGCCGGGCGTAGGTGCCGCCCGGACCCGTGTCCGGCTCCGTGATCGCCGTCCCGCGCACCAGCTCCGCGGAGAGGTACGAGACCGAGAGCAGGACCGGTTTGGCGTCCAGGACGAAGCGGCGGCTGCGGACGCAGACCGGCGCGCCCGGCGCGAGGTTCAGCGCCTCGGCGACTCTGGCTCCGGCCGCCGTCTCCGCCACCTCGATCCGGTCGACCACCAGGGTCCGGTCCTCCACGTCCGCCGACCAGACCGAGCGGCCGCTGCCCCAGTGGTCCCCGGCGAGGCGCGGGATGCCCCGGCGGCGCAGCGGGCGGAAGACCCGGACGAAGACCCCGGCGCCCTTGCGGGCCTCGGCCAGTCCTTCGTTGCGCAGGACGGAAAGGGCCTGGCGCGCCGTCATCCGGGCCACTTCGTAGGTCGACATCAGGTCGTTCTCACCGGGGAGGCGGTCGCCCGGCGCGAAGGCGCCCGACTGGATCGCCGTTCTCAACTCGTCGGCGATGCGCTGGTACTTGGGCCGACGAGCGCTGTCCTGGTCAGTCACGGGTGGACCACTCCCTTCATCTGCGGGACACCCTAGGCGCACCCCCGGGCCAGGGTGCACACGTGTGCGCCGTCCCGCCGGGTCGATCCATCCATCGGGGGACATCTCTAGAGATACGTTGACAGGGCGGGGCGTCCCCGCTTCTCTGGTGGTCCCCAGGAATCAGGATTCGGTACGGACGGGACGGAGGGGACGCGTGCAGCCACTGCCCGAGGTCGGTGACCTCGTCCGCGACACCGCCACCGGGCGGGTCGGTTTCTATGTGGAGAGCGTCTCCGGGCGCTTCCTGATCCGGCCTGTCCACGGTGGCGCAGAGTGGGAGGCCGAGCCCGCCGACGTACAGCTCGCCACCCCCCTGCGCGAGCTGCGCGCCCGCGCCGCCGAGATCAACGCGCGCAGCCGGCGCGGCCTGGCCTGAGCGGGGTGCGGTGACCCTCCGTGGCCGTGGTTCTCGGTCGCTCGGCGGCGTCGGCGGCGGTTGTCAGTGGGGCGCGCCACACTGGAGGCATGTGCCGCAGCATCAAGACGCTCCGACCGCCCGTGCTGCCCGAGGAGGCGACCGAGGAGGACTTCCACGCCGCCGCCTTGCAGTACGTCCGCAAGGTCTCCGGCTTCCGCGCTCCCGCCGCCCACAACCGCGAGGTCTTCGACCGCGCCGTGGACGAGATCACGGAGGCGACCGCGAGACTCCTCGCCGGCCTGGAGGTGCGCGGGGCGCACCCCGCCGTCACGAGACCGGCGCGGGAGCCGCAGCCGGACGCTGTATGAGGTACGCGGCGAGGCCGCCCGCCAGGAAGAGCGCGAGGGTCGACACCCCCGCGCTGAACCAGGTCGCGCCCAGCCACTGCCCGCCCAGCCAGCCGAGCCCCACGCTGTAGGAGGCCCAGGTCACGCCCGCGAGGGCCGACCACGGCAGGAAGTCCTTGATCCTCCGCTTGGCCGCGCCCGCGCCCAGGGAGACCACGGAGCGGCCCGCCGGGGCGAAGCGCGCGAGCACCACGAGCAGCCCGCCGCCCCGGGCCAGCGCGGTGCCGAGACGTTCCTGCGCCAGGGAGAGGCGCCGCGAGCGGGCGATCGCCCTGTCCAGCCTGGCGCCGCCCCGCCGGGCCAGGCGGTACGCCAGGAAGTCGCCGAGTACGGACGCGGTGGCCGCGCAGAGGAGCAGCGGGAGGAGCGACGGCACGTCGGGGGAGGCCGCGGTGGCCGTCGCCGCGGCCGTGGCGGCGGTGATCACCAGGAAGCCGCTCGGCAGCACGGGCAGGAAGACGTCGAGCAGGATCGACGCCGCCACCACCGGGTAGATCCACGGGCCGGCGGTCAACGACCGCAGCGAGCCGAGGCTGTCGAGCAGATTCACAGGGCCAGAGCCTACGCGGGGGTGGGGGAGCCCCTGCCGGGCGGGTGGGGGGACCCCCTGCCGGGCGGGGGCCGGGCTTTCCGCCGGGGGCGGGGTGGGGCGTGTGCGGGGCCGTGCGGCGTGCGTGTGCGGGGCGGTGGCAGGGGTCGTGGCGGGGTGCGGGCCCGGGATGGGTTACGGGGCGGTGCGGCCGGGTCGGGTCGGCGTGGGGTGCGGGCTTGGGTGGGCCGGGCCGGGGGGCGTCGCGGGGTGGGCGCGGGCCTTGCTTGGTGTGCGGGCCGCGGGTGTCCGCGTACGAGAAAGGCCGGAAACCGTCCTGCGGTTTCCGGCTCCTTCCGTCTGCGGGGGGCTCAGGCCGCGATCGGCGCGCCCTGCTTCTCGTTCTCCTGGCCCGTCTTCGCGCCCGCGCCGGTCCGGGCGCCGAAGAGCCCGTCGAGGGCGAGTGCGCCCGGGCCCGTGAAGACGAGCAGGGCGAAGGCCCAGCAGAACAGGGCCGCGGTCTCGCCGCTGTTCTGGAGCGGGAACAGGGCTTCCGGCTGGTGGACCTTGAAGTACGCGTACGCCATCGAGCCCGAGGCGAGGAACGCGGCGCTCCGGGTGCCGACGCCGGCCAGCACCAGCACGCCGCAGACGAGCTGGATGACGGCCGCGTACCAGCCCGGCCAGGTTCCGGCCGGGACGGTGCCGCCGCCCATCGCGCCGCCGAGGACGCCGAAGAGCGAGGCGGCGCCGTGGCAGGCGAAGAGCAGGCCGACGACGATCCGGAAGAGGCCGAGCGCGTAGGGCTGGGCCTGGTTCAGGCGGCTTATGAGGCTGTTCGGGGCGGTGTTCATGGGGGAACTCCTTCGGCCTGACCCCGTCCGTGGGGAGGACGGGGTGTGGGGGACGGAAACCGACGAGGCCGCAAGGTTAGGCACCCCTCACCAGTACTTGCAAGTTCAACATTCGGCCACCGGGGAGTGTGTGGCGCGGCTCACTCCCCGGGGCCGCTGTGGTGACGGTGGTTCAGTGGGCCGGTGGTCAGCAGCCGTTGAGGACGGACTGCAGGGCGCTCTTCTCGGCGGAGTCGATGCTGAGGTTCCAGTGGTACTTCACGTGCACCCACGCCCGGGCGTACGTGCAGCGGTAGGACGTGCGCGAGGGCAGCCACTCCGCCGGGTCCAGGTCGCCCTTGGACTGGTTGACGTTGTCGGTGACGGCTATGAGCTGGGGCCGGGTCAGGTCGTTCGCGAAGGCCTGGCGCTGCGAGGTCGTCCACGCGTTCGCGCCCGAGCGCCAGGCCTCGGACAGGGCGACGACGTGGTCGATGTCGAGGTCGGAGGCGGCGGTCCAGGTGGCGCCGTCGTACTCGGAGTACCAGCTGCCGCTGACCGAGGCGCAGCTGGAGTCGGTGACGACGTTCACGCCGTCGCGCTTGAGGACGGTCTCTCGGGTGTTGCACGCCCCGGACTGGGTGATCCAGTGCGGGAAGAGATCCCGGCTGTAGCCGGAGGAGGAACCTTCCGCCTTGACCGTGAGGGCGGCCAGGTGCGTGCGGGCGGTGGACGCGCTGACGGGGGTCGGCATGGCGGCCTGGGCGGCCGGTGCCGTGGCGAGGAGGCCGGTGACGGTGAGGGCGGCGGAGGTGGCGAGTACCGCGAGTCGACGCGCGTAGATCATGCCGACGGGCATGTGAACTCCCTTGAAGTGGGGGGACCTTGGCTGGGTGCCGTCCCCGCGGGGGTGCCGGGCGCTGGCCCGGTCATCGTGGCGGCGCCAGGTTTCCTTGGGGGGTGCGCCAGGTAACAGGGTGGCGACATGGGCACGTCACATCAAGGGGTGTGACGTGGCTGATGGAGTGCCAGGTTCCGCCCGGTGACCCTCCGTTGCGCGAGAGCTCTACTGTGGCCGTGTGCTTCTGGACGTGAACGTCACCTTTGGGGCGGTACTCGCCGTCCTGCTCGCCCTCGCCGCCGGCGTCGTCGCCCTCGCGCACCTCGGCCGGGCCCGCGACGCCCTGTTCGCCGGCGCGCGCGCCGCCGTCCAGCTGATCGCCGTCTCGCTCGTCATCGGCTGGGTGGTCCGCTCCGTACCGCTGCTGCTCTGCTTCCTGCTCCTCATGTACGCGGTGGCGGTGCGGACGGCGGGGCGGCGGGTCGTTCCCGCGCCGGGGCGCGGCTGGCGGTGGGCGGGCGTGCCGATCGCCGCCGCCGTGGCGCCGGTGGTCCTCGCGCTCGTCGTCACCGGACTCGTACCGGTGAAGGGGATCACGCTCGTACCCGTGACCGGCATCCTCGTCGGCGGCGCGCTCACGGCCACCGTCCTCGCGGGGCGGCGCGCGCTCGACGAGCTGGAGACGCGGCGGGGCGAGGTGGAGGCGGGCCTGGCCATCGGGCTCGTCGCGCGCGAGGCGCGGCTCGAAGTGGCACGGAAGGCGGCGGCGGACGCCCTGCTCCCCGGCATGGACCAGACGCGCACGGTGGGTCTCGTCACGCTGCCGGGGGCCTTCGTGGGCATGCTGCTCGGCGGCGCGTCGCCGCTGCACGCGGGCGCCGTCCAGCTCTTCGTGCTCATCGCGCTGCTCGCGGTGCAGGCGGTGGCCGCCGCGACCACCTTGGAGCTGGTCGCGCGCGGCCGGATCGCCCGGCCTCGGGAGGCGGGCGCGGAGGGGAGTCCTGAGCCTGGGCGGTGAGGGCGCCCCTTCCCCTACGCCAGGGCCGTGAGGGTGATCGTGCCGTCCGCCGCGGCCTCGACCCGCAGGCGGGTGAGGTCGTCGACGTGGATGTCGGGCGCGAAGGCCGCCGCGCGCGGGCCCACGCCCACGATCCGCATGCCGGCCGCGCGGCCGGCCTGGATCCCGGCTTCGGAGTCCTCGAAGACGACACAGTCCGCCGGGGCGAAGCCCAGCTCCGCCGCACCCTTGAGGAAGCCCTCGGGGTCCGGCTTGCTCGCGCCGACGCACTCGGCGGTGACCCGGGTCTCCGGTATCGCCAGGCCGGCCGCGCCCATCCGCGCCTGGGCGAGGGCCTCGTCGGCCGAGGTCACCAGGGCGTACGGCAGCGCGGCGATCGCGGCCATGAAGGCGGGGGCGCCGGGGACGGGCACGACACCGTCGAGGTCGGCGGTCTCCTCGGCGAGCATCAGCCGGTTGTCGGCGTAGTTCTCCTCCATCGGGCGCTCCGGGAGGAGGACGGCCATCGTCGCGTACCCCTGGCGGCCGTGGACCACCTTGAGGACGGCGTCCGCGTCGAGAGCCTGCCGCTCGGCCCAGCGGCGCCAGCAGCGCTCGACGACGGCGTCCGAGTTGACGAGGGTGCCGTCCATGTCGAGGAGGAGGGCGCGGGCGGTGAGCTGTGCCGGGGTGGTGGCAGCCATCGGGTCTCCAGAGAAGGGTGCGGAGAACGAAGCGGTCCCGCCCGCCGGTCAGGGAATACGGGCGGGGCCACTTTGTTTTTCCACGATACAAAACCGGGGGGCGTCTTGGCCAACCCGTTCGTGTTCCGGCCCGGAGATCCGGGCTCAGAAGTCGGGAGTGGCCTGCTCCAGGTGGCTGCGGGTGGAGGGGCCGTACACGCCCTCCGGGTCCTCCCGGGGGTAGAGCCACTGCTGGTAGACGGCCACTGCCTCCTGCACCTCCTCGTCGTACCGGCCGTGGAAGTTGCCGTCGTAGATCCACAGGGCGGCCAGCCGCCGCTGGAGCTCGCGCACCTCGGGCCCCGTCGAGCCGAGGCTCAGCGTGACCGCCGCCTCTTCGGTCTCCGGATCCTGCGAGGACGGGGTCGCCGTCGGCGCCGACGGCGTCGGGTCGGGCGGCGATGCCGATGCCGAGGTGGCCGTCGGGGCCGCCGTGGCGGTGGCGGCCGGAGGGGCGGCCGAGCCGGTCGTCGACGCGCTGGGACTCGCGGTGGTACGGCTCGCGGAGGGGGTGGGCGTGGCGGACGGGGAGGCGGAGGCGCTGGTCGGGCGCGCCGACGGGGGCGACGAGCTCGGCTTCGGCGTCTCGGAGGAGGCGGAGGGGGACGGGGCCTCCGAGACGGCGACGTTCAGGGACGCGCTGGTGGTGATCTCGAGGCCGCCCGCCCGGTCGTCGGTCTCGTCCCCGCCGCCGAGGACGGCCGCCGCGAGGGCGGCGGTGCCGGCCACGGCGACGGCGGCCACCGCGGCGACGATCATGCCGCGCCGGCGCCCGCGTCCCGGCTCGCGGTCGTCCGCAGGGTCAGGGTCGGTGATGCGGCCTATGCCGTGCAGCAGCAGGGGCATCGTCTCGGAGGGGTCGCCTCGGAGGTCCGGGTCGAGGTGCGCGCCGGAGTGGGTGCCGGAGTACGCGCCCGAGGGTGTGCCGGAGTACGCGTCGGAGTGGGTGCCGGAGTACGCGCCCGAAGGTGTGCCGGAGTACGCACCCGAGTATGTGTCGGAGTACGTGCCGGGGTGCGCGGGCGTGGGGTCATCCGGGCGGATCGCCGCCAGCCGGGCCGTCGGCGGGTCCTCCGCCGCGTAGCTCCCGCCCGGCCCCCCAGGCCCCGCGGATCCCCCATGCCCGCCATGCCCCTCAGCCCCCACCGGTTCCGACGGGTCCGTCGCGTCCAGCGTCACGTACGGCCTGATCCGCAGCGGATCGAAGTCCTCGGCTGCCGCCAGCTCCGCCTGGGCGCAGGTGCAGCCAGGTCTTTGTCCACCGCATTCAGGACAGACATGTCCGGTCATGATGGGTCCCCTCCCCGAGACAACTGCGAGCGATTATGCAGCCCGCCCCTGTCCGGCGGAGGGGCGGCGGTCTGGCGGCGGTGCCCTCCAGCAGGCCATATCGGGACATTCGGATCAGGATGGAGGAATTGTCCGAGGAGAGGCCCGAGGAGACCCGCCCATGGCCCAGGAAACGAGCCCGTCCCAGCTCGGCGGCGATCCCGTGCCGGGGGAGGGGCAAAGCCACCGCACGGTCCTCGTCGCGATCGGCGCACTGCTGCTCGGCATGCTGCTCGCCGCCCTCGACCAGACCATCGTCTCCACCGCCCTGCCGACCATCGTCAGCGAGCTCGGCGGCATGGAGCACCTCTCCTGGGTGGTCACGGCCTACATGCTGGCGTCCACGGCGGCCACCCCGCTCTGGGGCAAGCTCGGCGACCAGTACGGCCGCAAGAAGCTCTTCCAGGCCGCCATCGTCCTCTTCCTCATCGGCTCCGCCCTCTGCGGCATCGCCCAGAACATGCCGCAGCTCATCGCCTTCCGCGCCGTCCAGGGCGTCGGCGGCGGTGGCCTCATGGTCCTGTCGATGGCGATCGTCGGCGACCTCGTGTCCCCGCGCGAGCGCGGCAAGTACCAGGGCCTCTTCGGCGCCGTCTTCGGCGCCACCAGCGTCCTCGGCCCGCTGCTCGGCGGCCTCTTCACCGAGCACCTCTCCTGGCGCTGGGTCTTCTACATCAATCTGCCGATCGGCATCGTCGCCCTCTTCGTCATCGCCGCCGTGCTCCACATCCCGGTGCGCTCCACCCCGCACGCCATCGACTACCTCGGCACCTTCCTCATCGCCTCGGTCGCCACCTGCCTCGTCCTGGTGGCGTCTCTCGGCGGTACGACCTGGGCCTGGGGATCGGCGCAGATCATCGGCCTCGCCGTCCTCGGAGCCGTACTCCTCGTCTGGTTCGTGTACGTCGAGCAGCGCGCCGCCGAACCCGTCCTGCCCCTGAAGCTGTTCCGGATCCGGACCTTCACCTTGGTCTCGGTCATCAGCTTCGTCGTCGGCTTCGCGATGTTCGGCGCGATGACCTACCTCCCCACCTTCCTCCAGGTCGTGCAGGGCGTCACCCCGACCATGTCGGGCGTCCACATGCTGCCCATGGTCCTCGGCATGCTGATCACCTCGACCGCCTCCGGCCAGATCGTCTCCCGCACCGGCCGCTGGAAGGTCTTCCCCGTGGCCGGCACCGCGCTCACGGCGCTCGGGCTGCTCCTCCTCAACGAACTGACGGAGACCACCTCCACCTGGGAGATGAGCGTCTACTTCTTCGTCTTCGGCGCCGGGCTCGGCCTCGTCATGCAGGTCCTCGTCCTGGTCGTCCAGAACGCCGTCTCCTACCAGGACCTCGGCGTCGCCACCTCCGGCGCCACCTTCTTCCGTTCCATCGGCGCCTCGTTCGGCGTCGCCGTCTTCGGCACCCTCTTCACCAACCGGCTCACCCGCAAACTCGACGACGTCTTCGCGAGCGCGGCGAGCGCCGGAGAGGACCTCCCGCCCGGCATCGGCCCCGACCAGGTCGCCGCCGACCCGCGCGCCATCGCCGAACTCCCGCCCGAGCTCCGCCCCTCCGTCCTCCACGCGTACGCCACGTCCATCACCGACGTCTTCCTGTACGCGGCGCCGGTCGTCCTCGTCGCCTTCGTCGTCGCCTGGTTCCTCAAGGAGGACAAACTGCGCGTCTCGGTCACGGCGCCCGACACGAGCCAGACCCTCGCCTCGAACCCCGTCGAGCGTTCCTCGTACGACGAGTGCGCCCGCGCGCTCTCCGTCCTCGGCTCCCGGGAGGGCCGCAAGGCGATCTACGAGAAGATCACCGCCCGCGCCGGGCTCGACCTGCTGCCCGCCGCGAGCTGGCTGCTGCTGCGGATCCGCCGCCACGGCACCGTCGAACCCGCCCGGCTCGCCGAGACCACCCCCGTACCGCTGCGGGCGATCACGGAGGCGTCCCGGCAGGTGGAGGAGCGGCGGCTCGCCACGCGGGAGGGCGTCCAGCTGTTCCTCACCGAGGAGGGCGTCCAGGCGGCGGTGAAGCTCGACAAGGCGCGGGAGGAGTCGCTCGCCGAACTCCTCGGCGACTGGTGGGGGCCGGACCGGCCCACCGACCTCGTGAAGCTGGTGGAGGAGCTGACGGCCGAGCTGAACGGCTCGGACGGGGAGCAGCCGCGCTCGCCCGAACCGCCCCGCGACCACCACGCGTAGGCATGAACGCGGGCACAGCGCGCCCTGTATGACGACTGCTCAGGGCCCGTCAGTAGGCTGTCCCCTCCAAGATCGCGTCACAGGGGGATGGGCAGGATGAACAGCGAAGAGCCACGTCAGCCGTACGGAGAGAACGGCGCGTACGGCGGAAACGGCACGTACGGCGGAGACAGCGGTTACGGCGGAAACGGCGGAAACGGCGGTTACGTGGCGAACGGCGCGTACGGCACCCAGATGCCGGTCGCGCCGGCGCGCGCCACCTCGTACCGAGGGGCCTGGATCGGCGCGGGAGCCACCCTCGTGGCGGCGGTCATCGGCGTCGTCGGTGCGTACCTGGTGAGCAGCAACAACAGCAAAGCGAACCCCACACCGCCCGCGGCGCAGGGCCCGGCGACCTCGGCCACCACGCCCGGCGCGGAGAACCAGGGCGGCGACGACGCCCCCTCGGACGCGTCGCAGAGCCCGGAGTCCACGGAGTCGGCGGGGTCCACAGGGTCCGCGGAGTCCACGGATTCGTCGGCTCCGACGACCGCCCCGGCCACCACCCCGCCCACGACCCCGCCCGGGAAGCCGGCCGGCACCGTCGCATGGCAGGGCGCTCTGGCGATCGCGTACACGGACGACAAGGATCTGGACTCCGCACCCCCCGTCGAGTCCGAGATCAACCAGGAGAACGACTTCTCTCTCTATCCGTTCGGCACCAGCTACATGCTCCAGCCCGAGAACAGGGTCAAGACCCTGGTGTGGAAGGACACGGCGAAGACGCCCACGTACGAGGACTGCGCCGGTGTCGTCGACACCCTGGGAACCTCGGCGGAGGTGCAGTTGAAGACGGGCCTGGTCGTCTGCGCGAGCACGAACGACGGGCGGCTCGCCCGGCTGACCGTCAAGGAACTGACCGGGCAGGCCTCCGACATGACCGGCGTCTTCGACGTCGTCGTCTGGACCCGCTGACCGTCCGTCCCGGCCCCGGGACGGACGGTCGTGGCGGTCAGAGCTCCTTGCCGTACCAGACGTCCATGTACGGGCCCGTGCAGTACGCGGGGATCTCGCCGTACCCGTGCCGTGTGTACAGGGCGCGTGCCTCGACCAGGTCCAGGCGGGTGTTGAGGACCATCCGGCGGGCGCCGAGGCCGCGCGCCGCGTCCTCCAGCTCGCCGAGCAGGCCCCCGGCCCCGCCCAGGCCGCGGAAGGCGTGGCGCAGGAAGACCCGGGTCAGCTCCGCGCGCTCGGCGTCGAGCATCAGGACCCCGCCGCAGCCGGCCGCCTTGCCCTCGTACCGCGCGACGAGGAACTGCCCGGTCGGCGGGGTCAGCAGCTCGACACCGTCGTTCGTGAGCCCCTCGTCGATCTCCGCGGTGGTCGCGGGCCGCTTCCAGTACCGGCTGGCGACATCGTCGTAGTAGTCGCGGCGCAGGGCGGTGGCGTCCGGGGTGTCGACGCGCTCGGGGGAGAAGTTCCAGGTCATGCGCGCCATTGTGCGGCGCGCACGACCCGGGACGCAGCTCAGTTCTTCGGGGACGCCTGCTGCACGACCTCGAACGACCAGAGAGTGGAACCGGAAGCCGCCGGCTTCGGCCGCTCGCCCCCCTCGCCGGCACCGGCACCGGCACCGCCGTGCGCGGCCTTCATGGAGCCGTTCATCCAGTTCTGGAAGTCCTCCTCGCTGCGCCAGCGGGTGTAGACGAGGTACTGGTCGGTGCCCTCCAGCGGGCGCAGCAGCTCGAACCACTCGAAGCCGTCGGACCCCTCCACGGCCCCGGCGCGGGAGGCGAAGCGCTGCTCCAGGACCTCACGCTGCTCGGCCGGAACGGTCAGGACGTTGATCTTCACCACACTGGGCACACGACACCTCTCAGTTCAGTACGTGCCTGCAGTCTCCTACACGGACCCGTCGGGACGGCGTGAGGACCGGCCGGGAAGCCGTCATGATGCTGGTGAGAGAGATGCGGGACGGGCGAACAGGGGGCGGGCATGGTCGGGTTCGAGTCGACGGACGGCGGGGCGGACGGTGGGGCGGACAGCGGGGTGATCGGCGAGGCGGACGGCGCGGGGGCGGTACGGGCACTCGCGGCGCGCTGGCTGCCCCGGCTCGGAGACGGGGACTTCGTCGTGTCGCCGGTCGGGTTGTGGCTCGCCCTCGGGGCCGTCGCCTCCGGGGCGCGGGGGCGGACCGGGGAGGAGCTGGCGGAGCTTCTCGGGGTGGAGGGGGAGGCCGCGGCCCAAGCCGTGACCGAGGCCGGGCGGTGGCTCGGCGGGACGGACGGGGTCGCGGTGGCGACCGGGGTGTGGAGCACGATGCCGGTGCTCGACGGCTTCCGGCGGCGGCTGCCCGGGGTCGGGTTCGGCGTGCTGCCCGGAGCGGCCCACTTCGCCCTGCCCGACGCGGCCTTCGGCGCGACGGACGACATGGCGTGGGGGGAGGTCCCCGATGCCCAGGAGGAGCTCGACGCGTGGGTGCGGGCCGCCACCGGCGGTCGGATTCCGGGGCTGCCGCTCGATCTCGACGGGTCCGAGGACCTCGTCCTGCTCAACGCCCTGGCCCTGAAGGCCTCCTGGCTGACCGCCTTCCCCGCGCACCTCACCCGCGACGAGCCGTTCACCGACGGGAACGGCGACACCAGGCCCGTACCGACCATGCGGCAGCGGATTCCCGCCG
The sequence above is a segment of the Streptomyces sp. NBC_01255 genome. Coding sequences within it:
- a CDS encoding serpin family protein, whose translation is MVGFESTDGGADGGADSGVIGEADGAGAVRALAARWLPRLGDGDFVVSPVGLWLALGAVASGARGRTGEELAELLGVEGEAAAQAVTEAGRWLGGTDGVAVATGVWSTMPVLDGFRRRLPGVGFGVLPGAAHFALPDAAFGATDDMAWGEVPDAQEELDAWVRAATGGRIPGLPLDLDGSEDLVLLNALALKASWLTAFPAHLTRDEPFTDGNGDTRPVPTMRQRIPAGWVWYVGGVTVVELPCEEGAAGAGAGGIRVRFVLGREGAGPGDVLPAAWAGVAERTRLAADSVDLALPRFTLRAKTDVRPHLDALGVRLALRPEADFSGISAADLYIDKVLQTALVEVAEEGVEAAAVTQVTMTRSAAAPRPTVVERIAFDRPFGVVVLDATGQVPLFVGWRRSAPGV